In Trifolium pratense cultivar HEN17-A07 linkage group LG7, ARS_RC_1.1, whole genome shotgun sequence, a genomic segment contains:
- the LOC123893733 gene encoding uncharacterized protein LOC123893733, producing the protein MASLTPGVLAKLLQNAGNRVTNEHRQPLLQVTEIIPRLLSEDTWQPNTGYFLKLSDSLHSAYVSVSDSDSELIRSNKLQLGQFVYVTRFDSDDSSSVPLVSGLNPLPKRRACVVGNPIDLVSTDCLHVHTPSKPNNNVKINKNKNKKKENNGSHSNVNKNNDKDKNKNMNVNNNNVVVEMRRFSLDSATRRVWDHRSVVSKTKPSSPSSTSRFNFNKSTPTSPNVIDRKVSLKTNSPSPLKSPTTSIISPLKNKDENLCPKMTGTPPRKSTIITPKSPCVGNDTVPSKLVKVPIPLNFKTWYDKSGSWDNLPPPICNLGKQVVTHRNVAFLAAVRSLEEASAADTVLQCMCLFSELCESRQTLPAGLLVKQFLELHLSLQRVTMVFDSLLSALPETKPSSHTTIQSLVEDTCKVPTRKNATFWVQAALDTDLSKFNLYKTQEKSEALNGERCHYVVIENSHKEMNTEESTVPNKQSRVTQAHPLQNSTGKKISSSKRNLLVAKSKDAEKQDQSKESEQKAAANLAEKLLVASREWFLKYLEESISNEFGLKNEENSEVACLLGQLRKVNHWLDNLVDVGKVDHRVEKLRKSLYRFLLEHVNSAVASS; encoded by the exons ATGGCATCTCTAACTCCCGGCGTACTCGCAAAGCTTCTACAAAACGCCGGAAACAGAGTAACAAACGAACACCGTCAACCACTTCTTCAAGTAACAGAAATCATTCCTCGTCTCCTTTCCGAAGACACGTGGCAACCCAACACTGGCTACTTTCTCAAACTCTCTGACTCTCTCCATTCCGCTTACGTCTCCGTCTCCGATTCCGACTCCGAGTTAATCCGTTCAAACAAACTTCAACTCGGTCAGTTCGTTTACGTAACTCGCTTTGACTCCGACGATTCTTCTTCTGTTCCACTTGTTTCTGGTTTGAACCCTCTTCCTAAAAGAAGAGCATGTGTTGTTGGTAACCCTATTGATTTGGTTTCTACTGATTGTTTACATGTTCATACTCCTTCAAAACCAAACAACAATGTTAAGAttaacaagaacaagaacaagaagaaagaGAATAATGGGTCACATTCTAATGTGAACAAGAACAATGACAAGGACAAGAACAAGAACATGAATGTGAACAACAacaatgttgttgttgaaatGAGGAGGTTCAGTTTGGATTCTGCTACAAGAAGGGTTTGGGATCATCGTTCTGTTGTTTCTAAAACTAAACCTTCTTCACCATCTTCAACTTCTAGATTCAACTTCAATAAATCTACCCCTACTTCACCCAAT GTCATAGACAGGAAGGTTTCTTTGAAAACTAATTCTCCTTCTCCATTGAAGTCTCCAACAACTTCAATTATCTCACCATTGAAGAACAAAGATGAGAACTTGTGTCCCAAAATGACAGGCACACCTCCTAGGAAAAGTACTATTATTACTCCTAAGTCACCATGTGTTGGCAATGACACTGTTCCAAGCAAACTTGTTAAGGTACCAATACCATTGAATTTCAAAACATGGTATGACAAGTCTGGATCTTGGGATAATCTTCCACCACCCATTTGTAATCTGGGGAAG CAAGTTGTAACTCATAGGAATGTTGCTTTTTTGGCTGCTGTGAGATCTCTTGAAGAAGCATCTGCTGCAGATACTGTGCTTCAATGCATGTG CTTGTTTTCCGAACTCTGCGAGTCTCGCCAGACACTTCCAGCTGGATTACTTGTGAAGCAGTTTCTGGAACTTCATCTGAGTTTGCAGAGAGTAACAATGGTATTTGATTCCTTACTTTCCGCACTTCCTGAAACAAAGCCAAGCAGCCACACTACTATACAGTCTCTAGTGGAAGACACATGCAAAGTTCCAACTCGCAAGAATGCTACATTTTGGGTTCAAGCTGCCTTAGATACCGATCTTTCTAAATTCAATCTATAcaaaacacaagaaaaaagCGAGGCTTTGAATGGTGAGAGGTGTCATTATGTTGTCATCGAGAATTCTCACAAGGAAATGAATACCGAAGAATCCACTGTTCCAAACAAACAAAGTCGCGTAACACAAGCACATCCCTTACAAAATTCAACTggtaaaaaaatttcttcttcGAAGCGGAATCTCTTGGTAGCCAAGAGTAAGGATGCAGAGAAGCAGGATCAATCAAAAGAAAGTGAACAAAAAGCGGCTGCAAATCTGGCAGAAAAACTGCTCGTGGCTTCACGTGAATGGTTCCTGAAATACTTGGAGGAATCTATAAGTAACGAATTTGGtttgaaaaatgaagagaacAGTGAAGTTGCATGTCTTCTTGGTCAGCTCAGAAAGGTGAATCATTGGTTAGATAATTTGGTTGATGTAGGTAAAGTTGATCATAGGGTAGAGAAGTTGAGGAAAAGTTTGTACCGGTTTCTACTTGAGCATGTTAATTCTGCAGTTGCGTCTAGTTAG
- the LOC123898770 gene encoding protein SOSEKI 1, protein MEAKGGEVRRLHIIYFLSHLGGHAEHPHLIRVLHLTRNGVYLRDIKRWLGELRGKDLPESYAWSYKRRYKSGYVWQDLMDDDLITPISDNEYVLKGSQIHTTPFETHSINSVNEKKNDTDILAEKVKVEEDEQKRQNKPSLSDEKTEIQKETDTKKNNLNQGSSEVSQDSLVFSSDRSSVTDDDSCSKVEEEKLLGNGKEGLIEKNHEKFEAFSLPSLYHNLMSKKGKKVGHNNKTDTTPPDSRFSTPTSSTSSQSQSSFTKIRSNSTRVTSVFRNWIGCGNVATNDAAFLSMNLAQKTLSKETNNVTEKRGEICKGDKLGGSARCFGTPWNYHDQNEHFGARKSCDGEEIHRGRKKLSELMSQTSYKPFGGPFCSQCGKSFKPEKMHKHMKSCKGMKSMGTSTIAEESTKLQRSTSSCKDYLLQN, encoded by the exons ATGGAAGCAAAAGGTGGAGAAGTTAGAAGGCTTCATATAATCTACTTTCTTAGTCACTTAGGTGGTCATGCAGAACATCCTCATCTTATTCGTGTTCTTCATCTTACTCGAAATGGTGTTTATCTTAGAG ATATTAAGAGATGGCTAGGTGAATTGAGAGGAAAAGACTTGCCTGAATCCTATGCTTGGTCCTACAAAAG GAGGTACAAGAGTGGATATGTGTGGCAAGATTTAATGGATGATGACCTTATAACCCCCATTTCTGATAATGAATATGTCCTCAAAGGATCACAAATCCACACTACCCCTTTTG AAACTCATTCAATTAATTCAgttaatgaaaagaaaaatgatactGATATACTTGCTGAGAAAGTAAAAGTTGAAGAGGACGAACAAAAGCGGCAAAACAAACCGTCTTTATCAGACGAAAAAACTGAAATTCAGAAAGAAACTGATACAAAAAAGAATAATCTAAATCAAGGGTCATCAGAAGTAAGTCAAGATTCATTGGTTTTCAGCTCGGATAGATCATCGGTGACCGATGATGATTCTTGTTCTAAAGTTGAAGAAGAGAAGCTTTTAGGTAATGGAAAAGAAGGTTTGATTGAAAAGAATCATGAGAAGTTTGAAGCTTTCTCACTTCCTTCTTTGTATCATAACTTGATGAGCAAGAAAGGTAAAAAAGTTGGACATAATAACAAAACCGATACTACGCCTCCTGATTCGAGGTTTTCTACTCCGACATCATCAACTTCATCACAATCTCAATCTTCTTTTACTAAAATAAGAAGCAATTCTACAAGAGTTACTAGTGTGTTCAGAAATTGGATTGGTTGTGGAAATGTTGCAACAAATGATGCTGCTTTTCTCTCTATGAATCTTGCTCAAAAAACTCTGTCTAAGGAGACTAACAATGTGACAGAAAAAAGGGGTGAGATTTGTAAGGGGGATAAATTGGGAGGGTCAGCTAGGTGTTTTGGGACTCCTTGGAATTATCATGATCAAAATGAACATTTTGGAGCCAG AAAAAGCTGTGATGGAGAGGAAATACACAGGGGGAGGAAAAAGCTAAGTGAGTTAATGAGTCAAACTTCTTATAAACCATTTGGTGGACCATTTTGCTC GCAATGTGGGAAATCATTCAAGCCAGAGAAAATGCACAAACACATGAAATCTTGTAAAGGAATGAAAAGCATGGGAACTTCAACTATTGCTGAGGAATCAACAAAGCTTCAAAGATCAACTTCATCATGTAAAGATTACCTTTTGCAAAATTAA